A single window of Lepeophtheirus salmonis chromosome 2, UVic_Lsal_1.4, whole genome shotgun sequence DNA harbors:
- the LOC121132629 gene encoding uncharacterized protein: MNAFMSFILFVFVASSNAQLSNYATNNGGGFRGSNDQFGGSSNQDSNGFGQFGSSSNVDQRIAGSSSDLDPISALEEALPGVPGEDYPIYAEVPDTFSLVMDKLKEDSMLIQKPTVKLSTFVLQLLRVVYAKCPSFAPMEQFLTKRTLSAIGGSTLTVPMLSLSTQETRKLLLKEKLLLLLTMEDLSRILMIADSSGILIIVDLQMILIIVDLPVPEPTMVPLVLLLELIPSLKRLLNLVINPDQEDSSKTVVEEGSFK; this comes from the exons atgaatgCTTTTATGTCCTTTATCCTTTTTGTCTTTGTTGCGAGTAGCAATGCCCAACTCTCAAACTATGCCACTAATAATGGTGGTGGATTTAGAGGCTCTAACGATCAATTCGGTGGCTCTAGCAATCAAGACTCCAATGGCTTCGGTCAATTCGGATCCTCATCTAATGTGGATCAAAGAATTGCTGGTTCAAGCTCTGATTTAGATCCCATTTCTGCTTTAGAAGAGGCTCTTCCTGGTGTTCCAGGAGAGGACTACCCCATCTATGCTGAAGTCCCTGACACTTTTTCTCTTGTGATGGACAAATTGAAGGAG gATTCTATGCTGATACAGAAACCAACTGTCAAGCTTTCCACGTTTGTGCTTCAGCTGCTGAGGGTGGTCTACGCAAAATGTCCTTCCTTTGCCCCAATGGAACAATTTTTAACCAAGCGTACTTTGTCTGCGATTGGTGGTTCAACTTTGACTGTGCCAATGCTGAGTCTCTCTACTCAAGAAACGAGGAAATTGCTGCTGAAAGAGAAGCTATTGCTGCTTCTAACAATGGAGGATTTATCGAGGATTCTAATGATAGCGGATTCATCGGGGATTCTAATAATAGTGGATTTACAGATGATTCTAATAATAGTGGATTTGCCGGTTCCAGAACCAACAATGGTCCCTTTGGTGCTGCTTCTGGAACTGATTCCATCATTGAAGAGGCTCCTCAATCTAGTTATCAATCCCGATCAGGAAGATTCTTCCAAAACCGTGGTGGAAGAaggttcttttaaataa
- the LOC121132630 gene encoding uncharacterized protein, producing the protein MNAFMSFILFVFVASSNAQLSNYATNNGGGFRGSNDQFGGSSNQASNGFGQFGSSSNVDQRIAGSSSDLDPISALEEALPGVPGEDYPIYAEVPDTFFSCDGQIEGGFYADTETDCQAFHVCASAAEGGLRKMSFLCPNGTIFNQAYFVCDWWFNFDCANAESLYSRNEEIAAEREAIAASNNGGFVDTSNNGGFIEDSNDSGFIGDSNNSGFTDDSNNGGFAGSRTNNGPFGAASGTNSIIEEAPQSSYQSRSGRFFQNRGGRRFF; encoded by the exons atgaatgCTTTTATGTCCTTTATCCTTTTTGTCTTTGTTGCGAGTAGCAATGCCCAACTCTCAAACTATGCCACTAATAATGGTGGTGGATTTAGAGGCTCTAACGATCAATTCGGTGGCTCCAGCAATCAAGCCTCCAATGGCTTCGGTCAATTCGGATCCTCATCTAATGTGGATCAAAGAATTGCTGGTTCAAGCTCTGATTTAGATCCCATTTCTGCTTTAGAAGAGGCTCTTCCTGGTGTTCCAGGAGAGGACTACCCCATCTATGCTGAAGTCCCTGACACTTTTTTCTCTTGTGATGGACAAATTGAAGGAG gATTCTATGCTGATACAGAAACCGACTGTCAAGCTTTCCACGTTTGTGCTTCAGCTGCTGAGGGTGGTCTACGCAAAATGTCCTTCCTTTGCCCCAATGGAACAATTTTTAACCAAGCGTACTTTGTCTGCGATTGGTGGTTCAACTTTGACTGTGCCAATGCTGAGTCTCTCTACTCAAGAAACGAGGAAATTGCTGCTGAAAGAGAAGCTATTGCTGCTTCTAACAATGGAGGATTTGTTGATACTTCTAACAATGGAGGATTTATCGAGGATTCTAATGATAGCGGATTCATCGGGGATTCTAATAATAGTGGATTTACAGATGATTCTAATAATGGTGGATTTGCCGGTTCCAGAACCAACAATGGTCCCTTTGGTGCTGCTTCTGGAACCAATTCCATCATTGAAGAGGCTCCTCAATCTAGTTATCAATCCCGATCAGGAAGATTCTTCCAAAACCGTGGTGGAAGAaggttcttttaa